Proteins found in one Armatimonadota bacterium genomic segment:
- a CDS encoding NAD(P)H-hydrate dehydratase, whose protein sequence is MRVATAEQCREIDRLTIEELGVPVAQLMEKAGQAVANAVVEIARPGSLVAILCGPGNNGGDGLVVARLLHKLGYEPRAYLAAEDSKLSDDCRAQRDVLQEIAIPCAQPGSDGWDRLAADVAESPVVVDGLLGTGQSGAPRGAILECVEAIRSSDAAVVSIDVPTGIDADSGASLGAHVDADVTVTMVVAKQCFFQGKGSEACGVWAMAEIGIPPEAYRGPLVGAILTAAEVSKSLGVRSIHSHKGENGHVLIVAGSEQMRGAATLAAAGALRAGAGMVTVASTPAVIDAVAAHLPEAMLMPLDATADASQILGSMDRYGSAVFGPGLTTSDPVPKLLAEVWRPWTVPSVIDADALNAVALGVDLPKADCVLTPHPGEMARLLSTTTDKVQSDRFGQVRAASTKYEKCVVLKGAYSLIAEPGSEIAVNPTGNPGMAAAGMGDVLAGVIAGLIAQGHTPLEAAKIGTFLHGAAGDHCAETYGPVGFTALEVAGAIPVARAKLEAC, encoded by the coding sequence GTGCGTGTAGCTACTGCCGAGCAATGCCGCGAGATCGATCGGCTAACGATCGAGGAGCTAGGAGTGCCAGTAGCCCAGCTCATGGAGAAAGCGGGGCAAGCGGTCGCCAACGCAGTCGTCGAAATCGCCAGGCCCGGCAGCTTGGTCGCGATTCTCTGCGGTCCCGGGAACAACGGTGGCGATGGGCTGGTCGTCGCAAGGCTCCTGCACAAGCTGGGCTATGAACCGCGCGCGTACCTAGCCGCCGAAGATTCGAAGCTCTCTGACGACTGCCGCGCCCAGCGCGATGTGCTCCAGGAGATCGCAATACCCTGCGCTCAACCGGGCTCCGACGGCTGGGATCGCCTGGCTGCCGACGTGGCGGAGTCGCCAGTCGTCGTTGACGGTTTGCTGGGCACGGGTCAATCCGGCGCGCCGCGCGGCGCGATCCTCGAGTGCGTGGAAGCAATCCGGTCGTCCGACGCGGCCGTTGTGAGCATCGACGTTCCGACCGGCATCGATGCTGACTCAGGCGCGTCGCTCGGAGCACACGTTGACGCCGACGTGACGGTAACGATGGTGGTCGCCAAGCAGTGCTTCTTTCAGGGCAAAGGCTCAGAGGCGTGCGGCGTGTGGGCCATGGCGGAGATCGGAATTCCGCCAGAAGCGTATCGCGGCCCGCTCGTCGGCGCTATCCTGACTGCGGCCGAGGTGTCGAAGTCGCTCGGCGTACGGTCGATCCACTCTCACAAGGGCGAAAACGGGCACGTCCTCATCGTCGCCGGCAGCGAACAGATGCGCGGCGCGGCGACGCTGGCGGCTGCGGGCGCACTTCGCGCGGGCGCCGGGATGGTGACCGTCGCCAGCACCCCGGCTGTGATCGACGCAGTAGCAGCCCATCTGCCGGAAGCAATGCTGATGCCGCTGGACGCCACGGCAGACGCAAGCCAGATTCTCGGCTCAATGGACCGGTACGGCAGCGCAGTCTTTGGACCGGGATTGACGACAAGCGACCCTGTTCCAAAGCTCCTCGCAGAAGTTTGGCGACCGTGGACCGTGCCATCGGTCATCGATGCCGACGCGCTGAACGCCGTCGCTCTTGGCGTTGATCTGCCAAAGGCGGACTGCGTGCTGACCCCTCACCCCGGCGAAATGGCTCGACTGCTCTCGACCACGACGGATAAAGTCCAGAGCGACCGCTTCGGACAGGTGCGCGCGGCGAGCACGAAGTACGAAAAGTGCGTCGTCCTCAAAGGAGCGTACTCACTCATCGCCGAACCAGGATCGGAGATCGCCGTGAACCCAACCGGCAACCCGGGCATGGCCGCCGCAGGCATGGGCGACGTGCTTGCGGGCGTGATCGCCGGACTCATCGCGCAAGGCCACACACCCCTGGAGGCAGCCAAGATCGGCACCTTTTTGCACGGGGCGGCCGGAGACCATTGCGCCGAAACCTACGGCCCTGTCGGCTTCACTGCGCTTGAAGTAGCTGGTGCAATCCCTGTAGCACGGGCTAAACTGGAAGCGTGTTGA
- a CDS encoding RNA-binding protein, with protein sequence MYALNFYPELYDDLLLSNRKTVTIRLGDKSDKYESGVIVWITVGPRYGKRKKLFSAILDRVEVKRIQELSPRDIERESPELRTHDEVIGLMSRIYGEFITPAHLVTVIYFSRIEE encoded by the coding sequence ATGTACGCGCTCAACTTCTACCCAGAACTGTACGACGATTTGCTGTTGTCGAACCGCAAGACAGTTACGATCCGGCTAGGCGACAAGTCGGACAAGTACGAATCTGGCGTCATAGTATGGATCACTGTCGGGCCGCGGTACGGCAAACGCAAGAAGTTGTTCTCCGCGATTCTGGACCGAGTCGAGGTCAAGCGGATTCAAGAGCTTTCGCCAAGGGACATCGAGCGGGAGAGCCCGGAGCTTCGCACACACGACGAGGTAATCGGCCTCATGTCTCGCATCTACGGTGAGTTCATCACCCCAGCGCACCTCGTGACAGTCATCTACTTCTCCCGGATCGAAGAGTAG
- a CDS encoding alpha/beta fold hydrolase: MVGFVTSLIVLLLVLYIGALIVVTYVSIHPPRVPLWLSPAMLGFPEERVGLESGGVELDGWWSECGSGELAIICCHGYLMNRCELMPMMIRLADLEASWLFFDFRSHGKSGGRTCTMGKLEALDVAAAAKWVRERQPNAKIVLFGSSMGAAASAIALGEDPSLADALVLDLMKNFLRMFRRLMKDRFDIDDDVVDQALRANNYDKESRNSDIFYCVRCQPYMVGVATAEEGFVETYSCLLCQGGEVN, translated from the coding sequence ATGGTTGGTTTCGTTACATCTCTGATCGTGTTGCTCTTGGTGCTGTATATCGGGGCGCTGATCGTCGTGACCTACGTCAGCATCCACCCTCCGCGCGTCCCGCTTTGGTTGTCGCCTGCGATGCTCGGGTTTCCGGAGGAGCGCGTTGGACTGGAGAGCGGCGGGGTCGAGCTTGATGGGTGGTGGAGCGAGTGCGGCAGCGGCGAACTGGCGATCATCTGTTGCCACGGCTACCTGATGAACCGGTGCGAGCTGATGCCGATGATGATTCGGCTGGCCGACCTTGAGGCGAGCTGGCTGTTCTTCGATTTCCGCTCGCACGGGAAGAGCGGCGGCAGAACCTGCACGATGGGGAAGCTCGAAGCGCTCGACGTGGCGGCTGCGGCCAAGTGGGTGCGCGAGCGCCAGCCGAACGCGAAGATCGTGCTTTTCGGAAGCTCGATGGGCGCGGCGGCGTCGGCCATCGCGCTTGGAGAGGATCCAAGTCTGGCCGACGCGCTGGTGCTGGACCTCATGAAGAACTTCTTGCGCATGTTCCGCAGGCTAATGAAGGACCGGTTCGATATCGATGATGATGTGGTGGATCAGGCTTTGAGAGCGAATAATTACGACAAGGAGAGCAGGAACAGCGACATTTTCTACTGCGTCAGGTGTCAGCCGTACATGGTTGGTGTGGCAACCGCCGAGGAGGGGTTTGTGGAGACATACTCATGCCTTCTCTGTCAGGGCGGAGAGGTCAACTAG